A window of the Vanessa cardui chromosome 12, ilVanCard2.1, whole genome shotgun sequence genome harbors these coding sequences:
- the LOC124534078 gene encoding unconventional myosin IC isoform X1 encodes MTQLDSVQVAESSGPSAVVVVNGNEENTLQTPSNKAYLRPVSVQGVMEHALQHRERVGVQDFVLLEDFRSEAAFIDNLKKRFHENIIYTYIGNVLISVNPYKNLPIYTEEKQKLYYKKAFFEAPPHVFAIADNAYRSLIYEHREQCILISGESGSGKTEASKKVLEYIAARTNHLRNVENVKDKLLQSNPLLEAFGNAKTHRNDNSSRFGKYMDIQFNYEGAPEGGHILNYLLEKSRVVSQMSGERNFHIFYQLLAGGDQELLKHLRLQGRPEVYKYTTDMVTPNSQKMNDAEQFRTVREAMKIIEIADNEQTEMFEIVASVLHLGNVKFVQNDKGYAEILNHDANSGNVAELLKINTTKLREALTSRTIEARGDVVTTPLDLEQAQYARDALAKALYEKHFRWLVSRVNSSLAPKEKDPRASVIGILDIYGFEIFPKNSFEQFCINFCNEKLQQLFIQLTLKSEQEEYLREGIEWEPVEYFNNIIICDLIEERHRGIISILDDECLRPGDATDLSFLEKLSQRLDGHAHYKSHQKVDSRTQKLMGRDEFCLVHYAGDVTYNVNTFIEKNNDLLFRDLQSVMASSGNNIAGDCFKDLNLASKKRPETAITQFKNSLNELIKILSSKEPSYIRCIKPNDFKTPMHFDDKLVSHQVKYLGLMENLRVRRAGFAYRRTYEAFLERYKCLSPETWPNFRGPAREGVQKLVEAMRYEKEEFRMGNTKIFIRFPKTLFDTEDAYQIKKNDIATIIQSRWRGYWQRKQYLKMRAAAIVIQKWVRRFLAQRLKERRRKAADVIRAFIKGFITRNGPETPENRRFLGIAKVHWLKRLSTRLPTKLLDMSWPACPATCQQASRELQRLHRRHLARNYRLALSPTDKKQFELKVLAEKMFKGKKNSYPSSIRERFVDDRLSEEQRVLRNTFMASPAWPAGEKLIYSCEAVKYDRRGYKPRARALLASDAALYVLDAASRKTYKLKHRLPLDKLRVVVTNETDELVLIKIPQELKKDKGDLIISVSHIIEALTIVTDYTKKPELIEIVDTRTIAHNLVNGKQGGTIEVTNGPQPAIQRAKSGNLLVVASP; translated from the exons ATACCTGCGTCCGGTGTCCGTGCAAGGCGTGATGGAGCACGCCCTACAGCATCGGGAGCGGGTGGGCGTACAGGACTTCGTACTGCTCGAAGACTTCCGTTCCGAAGCAGCCTTCATTGACAACTTGAAGAAACGATTCCATGAGAACATTATTTAC acGTACATCGGAAATGTGCTGATATCCGTGAATCCATACAAGAACCTGCCGATCTACACTgaagaaaaacaaaagttatattACAAGAAAGCTTTCTTTGAAGCTCCACCGCACGT ATTCGCTATCGCCGATAATGCGTACAGATCTTTGATATATGAACATAGAGAACAATGCATCTTGATCTCAG GTGAATCTGGATCTGGTAAGACTGAAGCATCCAAAAAGGTCCTTGAATACATCGCGGCACGTACCAACCACTTACGCAACGTGGAAAATGTCAAAGACAAACTGTTACAAAGTAATCCCTTACTGGAAGCCTTCGGTAACGCCAAGACACACAGGAATGACAACTCCAGTCGATTTGGCAAGTACATGGACATTCAGTTCAACTACGAAGGAGCCCCCGAAGGCGGACACATCCTAAACTACTTGTTGGAAAAGTCGAGAGTAGTTAGCCAGATGTCTGGTGAAAGGAACTTCCATATCTTCTACCAGTTACTCGCTGGTGGTGATCAGGAATTGCTGAAGCACTTGAGGCTACAGGGAAGACCGGAAGTTTACAAATACACAACTGACATG GTTACTCCAAATAGTCAGAAGATGAATGACGCGGAACAATTCCGTACCGTCAGGGAAGCGATGAAGATTATCGAGATAGCTGATAATGAGCAAACGGAGATGTTCGAGATAGTCGCCAGCGTGTTGCACCTCGGAAACGTGAAGTTTGTTCAGAACGATAAAGGTTACGCTGAGATACTAAATCACGATGCCAACAGTGGAAACGTGGCTGAG cttttgaaaataaacacaaCTAAACTTCGAGAAGCCCTGACCAGCCGCACCATCGAGGCTCGTGGAGATGTGGTCACCACGCCCCTTGACCTAGAACAGGCGCAATACGCACGAGATGCGCTCGCCAAGGCTTTGTACGAGAAGCACTTCAGATGGCTCGTCTCCAGAGTCAACTCTTCGTTGGCCCCCAAGGAAAAAGATCCTCGTGCATCTGTCATTGGAATACTTGATATCTATGGATTCGAGATTTTCCCAAAAAATAG CTTTGAGCAATTCTGCATCAACTTCTGCAATGAAAAACTACAGCAGCTGTTTATCCAGCTGACTCTAAAGTCAGAACAGGAGGAGTACCTGCGTGAGGGCATCGAATGGGAACCGGTCGAGTACTTCAACAACATCATAATTTGTGATCTCATTGAAGAAAGACATAGAG GTATAATATCGATCCTGGACGACGAATGTCTGCGCCCCGGAGACGCGACAGACCTCAGCTTCCTGGAAAAGTTGTCCCAACGTCTGGACGGACACGCGCACTACAAGTCGCATCAGAAGGTCGACTCGCGAACCCAGAAACTTATGGGCCGTGAT GAATTCTGCCTGGTCCACTACGCAGGCGACGTGACGTACAACGTCAACACCTTCATAGAAAAGAACAACGATCTGTTGTTCCGAGACTTGCAAAGCGTCATGGCGTCCAGTGGAAACAACATCGCTGGAGATTGCTTTAAG GACCTCAACCTGGCAAGCAAGAAACGCCCAGAGACAGCCATCACTCAATTCAAGAACTCACTGAATGAACTCATCAAGATCCTGAGCAGCAAGGAGCCGTCCTACATCCGATGCATCAAGCCCAATGATTTTAAAACTCCTA TGCACTTCGACGACAAGCTGGTTTCGCATCAAGTGAAGTACCTCGGACTGATGGAGAACTTGCGAGTGCGCCGCGCCGGCTTCGCGTACCGGCGGACTTACGAGGCCTTCCTCGAACG ATACAAGTGCCTGAGCCCAGAGACTTGGCCTAACTTCCGCGGTCCCGCCAGAGAAGGCGTCCAGAAACTTGTCGAAGCGATGAGATACGAAAAGGAGGAGTTCAGAATGGGCAA CACAAAGATCTTCATCCGGTTCCCAAAAACTCTGTTTGATACCGAAGACGCATATCAAATTAAGAAGAACGACATAGCCACGATAATCCAAAGTCGCTGGCGAGGCTACTGGCAGCGAAAGCAGTATCTCAAGATGAGAGCGGCCGCTATCGTCATACAGAAGTGGGTCAGGAGGTTCCTCGCTCAGAGGCTCAAGGAGAGGAGGCGGAAGGCGGCTGACGTCATCAGGGCCTTCATCAAAG GTTTTATCACACGCAACGGGCCCGAGACCCCAGAAAACCGTCGGTTCCTCGGCATAGCCAAGGTGCATTGGCTGAAGCGTCTGTCGACGCGCCTGCCGACCAAGCTACTGGATATGTCGTGGCCGGCGTGCCCCGCCACCTGCCAGCAGGCGTCGCGCGAGCTGCAGCGCTTGCACCGCCGACACCTCGCCAGGAACTACCGCCTCGCCCTCTCGCCGACCGACAAGAAGCAGTTCGAGCTCAAGGTGCTGGCCGAGAAGATGTTCAAgg GAAAGAAGAACAGTTATCCCAGCAGCATCCGCGAGCGGTTCGTCGACGACCGCCTGTCGGAGGAGCAACGCGTGTTGCGGAACACGTTCATGGCGTCGCCGGCGTGGCCCGCGGGCGAGAAGCTTATT TACTCGTGCGAGGCGGTGAAGTACGACCGGCGCGGGTACAagccgcgcgcgcgcgcgctgcTGGCGTCCGACGCCGCGCTGTACGTGCTCGACGCCGCCTCGCGCAAGACCTACAAGCTCAAGCACCGCCTGCCGCTAGACAAGCTACGCGTCGTCGTCACCAACGAGACCGACGAGCTCGTCCTCATCAAGATCCCGCAGGAGCTCAAGAAGGACAAG GGTGATCTGATAATCTCCGTGTCGCACATCATCGAGGCACTCACCATCGTCACCGACTACACCAAGAAACCCGAACTCATTGAAATCGTAGACACGAGGAC TATTGCGCATAATTTAGTGAACGGCAAGCAAGGTGGCACCATCGAAGTGACCAACGGCCCGCAACCCGCTATCCAGCGTGCCAAGAGCGGAAACTTGCTTGTG GTTGCCTCTCCATAA
- the LOC124534078 gene encoding unconventional myosin IC isoform X2 codes for MEHALQHRERVGVQDFVLLEDFRSEAAFIDNLKKRFHENIIYTYIGNVLISVNPYKNLPIYTEEKQKLYYKKAFFEAPPHVFAIADNAYRSLIYEHREQCILISGESGSGKTEASKKVLEYIAARTNHLRNVENVKDKLLQSNPLLEAFGNAKTHRNDNSSRFGKYMDIQFNYEGAPEGGHILNYLLEKSRVVSQMSGERNFHIFYQLLAGGDQELLKHLRLQGRPEVYKYTTDMVTPNSQKMNDAEQFRTVREAMKIIEIADNEQTEMFEIVASVLHLGNVKFVQNDKGYAEILNHDANSGNVAELLKINTTKLREALTSRTIEARGDVVTTPLDLEQAQYARDALAKALYEKHFRWLVSRVNSSLAPKEKDPRASVIGILDIYGFEIFPKNSFEQFCINFCNEKLQQLFIQLTLKSEQEEYLREGIEWEPVEYFNNIIICDLIEERHRGIISILDDECLRPGDATDLSFLEKLSQRLDGHAHYKSHQKVDSRTQKLMGRDEFCLVHYAGDVTYNVNTFIEKNNDLLFRDLQSVMASSGNNIAGDCFKDLNLASKKRPETAITQFKNSLNELIKILSSKEPSYIRCIKPNDFKTPMHFDDKLVSHQVKYLGLMENLRVRRAGFAYRRTYEAFLERYKCLSPETWPNFRGPAREGVQKLVEAMRYEKEEFRMGNTKIFIRFPKTLFDTEDAYQIKKNDIATIIQSRWRGYWQRKQYLKMRAAAIVIQKWVRRFLAQRLKERRRKAADVIRAFIKGFITRNGPETPENRRFLGIAKVHWLKRLSTRLPTKLLDMSWPACPATCQQASRELQRLHRRHLARNYRLALSPTDKKQFELKVLAEKMFKGKKNSYPSSIRERFVDDRLSEEQRVLRNTFMASPAWPAGEKLIYSCEAVKYDRRGYKPRARALLASDAALYVLDAASRKTYKLKHRLPLDKLRVVVTNETDELVLIKIPQELKKDKGDLIISVSHIIEALTIVTDYTKKPELIEIVDTRTIAHNLVNGKQGGTIEVTNGPQPAIQRAKSGNLLVVASP; via the exons ATGGAGCACGCCCTACAGCATCGGGAGCGGGTGGGCGTACAGGACTTCGTACTGCTCGAAGACTTCCGTTCCGAAGCAGCCTTCATTGACAACTTGAAGAAACGATTCCATGAGAACATTATTTAC acGTACATCGGAAATGTGCTGATATCCGTGAATCCATACAAGAACCTGCCGATCTACACTgaagaaaaacaaaagttatattACAAGAAAGCTTTCTTTGAAGCTCCACCGCACGT ATTCGCTATCGCCGATAATGCGTACAGATCTTTGATATATGAACATAGAGAACAATGCATCTTGATCTCAG GTGAATCTGGATCTGGTAAGACTGAAGCATCCAAAAAGGTCCTTGAATACATCGCGGCACGTACCAACCACTTACGCAACGTGGAAAATGTCAAAGACAAACTGTTACAAAGTAATCCCTTACTGGAAGCCTTCGGTAACGCCAAGACACACAGGAATGACAACTCCAGTCGATTTGGCAAGTACATGGACATTCAGTTCAACTACGAAGGAGCCCCCGAAGGCGGACACATCCTAAACTACTTGTTGGAAAAGTCGAGAGTAGTTAGCCAGATGTCTGGTGAAAGGAACTTCCATATCTTCTACCAGTTACTCGCTGGTGGTGATCAGGAATTGCTGAAGCACTTGAGGCTACAGGGAAGACCGGAAGTTTACAAATACACAACTGACATG GTTACTCCAAATAGTCAGAAGATGAATGACGCGGAACAATTCCGTACCGTCAGGGAAGCGATGAAGATTATCGAGATAGCTGATAATGAGCAAACGGAGATGTTCGAGATAGTCGCCAGCGTGTTGCACCTCGGAAACGTGAAGTTTGTTCAGAACGATAAAGGTTACGCTGAGATACTAAATCACGATGCCAACAGTGGAAACGTGGCTGAG cttttgaaaataaacacaaCTAAACTTCGAGAAGCCCTGACCAGCCGCACCATCGAGGCTCGTGGAGATGTGGTCACCACGCCCCTTGACCTAGAACAGGCGCAATACGCACGAGATGCGCTCGCCAAGGCTTTGTACGAGAAGCACTTCAGATGGCTCGTCTCCAGAGTCAACTCTTCGTTGGCCCCCAAGGAAAAAGATCCTCGTGCATCTGTCATTGGAATACTTGATATCTATGGATTCGAGATTTTCCCAAAAAATAG CTTTGAGCAATTCTGCATCAACTTCTGCAATGAAAAACTACAGCAGCTGTTTATCCAGCTGACTCTAAAGTCAGAACAGGAGGAGTACCTGCGTGAGGGCATCGAATGGGAACCGGTCGAGTACTTCAACAACATCATAATTTGTGATCTCATTGAAGAAAGACATAGAG GTATAATATCGATCCTGGACGACGAATGTCTGCGCCCCGGAGACGCGACAGACCTCAGCTTCCTGGAAAAGTTGTCCCAACGTCTGGACGGACACGCGCACTACAAGTCGCATCAGAAGGTCGACTCGCGAACCCAGAAACTTATGGGCCGTGAT GAATTCTGCCTGGTCCACTACGCAGGCGACGTGACGTACAACGTCAACACCTTCATAGAAAAGAACAACGATCTGTTGTTCCGAGACTTGCAAAGCGTCATGGCGTCCAGTGGAAACAACATCGCTGGAGATTGCTTTAAG GACCTCAACCTGGCAAGCAAGAAACGCCCAGAGACAGCCATCACTCAATTCAAGAACTCACTGAATGAACTCATCAAGATCCTGAGCAGCAAGGAGCCGTCCTACATCCGATGCATCAAGCCCAATGATTTTAAAACTCCTA TGCACTTCGACGACAAGCTGGTTTCGCATCAAGTGAAGTACCTCGGACTGATGGAGAACTTGCGAGTGCGCCGCGCCGGCTTCGCGTACCGGCGGACTTACGAGGCCTTCCTCGAACG ATACAAGTGCCTGAGCCCAGAGACTTGGCCTAACTTCCGCGGTCCCGCCAGAGAAGGCGTCCAGAAACTTGTCGAAGCGATGAGATACGAAAAGGAGGAGTTCAGAATGGGCAA CACAAAGATCTTCATCCGGTTCCCAAAAACTCTGTTTGATACCGAAGACGCATATCAAATTAAGAAGAACGACATAGCCACGATAATCCAAAGTCGCTGGCGAGGCTACTGGCAGCGAAAGCAGTATCTCAAGATGAGAGCGGCCGCTATCGTCATACAGAAGTGGGTCAGGAGGTTCCTCGCTCAGAGGCTCAAGGAGAGGAGGCGGAAGGCGGCTGACGTCATCAGGGCCTTCATCAAAG GTTTTATCACACGCAACGGGCCCGAGACCCCAGAAAACCGTCGGTTCCTCGGCATAGCCAAGGTGCATTGGCTGAAGCGTCTGTCGACGCGCCTGCCGACCAAGCTACTGGATATGTCGTGGCCGGCGTGCCCCGCCACCTGCCAGCAGGCGTCGCGCGAGCTGCAGCGCTTGCACCGCCGACACCTCGCCAGGAACTACCGCCTCGCCCTCTCGCCGACCGACAAGAAGCAGTTCGAGCTCAAGGTGCTGGCCGAGAAGATGTTCAAgg GAAAGAAGAACAGTTATCCCAGCAGCATCCGCGAGCGGTTCGTCGACGACCGCCTGTCGGAGGAGCAACGCGTGTTGCGGAACACGTTCATGGCGTCGCCGGCGTGGCCCGCGGGCGAGAAGCTTATT TACTCGTGCGAGGCGGTGAAGTACGACCGGCGCGGGTACAagccgcgcgcgcgcgcgctgcTGGCGTCCGACGCCGCGCTGTACGTGCTCGACGCCGCCTCGCGCAAGACCTACAAGCTCAAGCACCGCCTGCCGCTAGACAAGCTACGCGTCGTCGTCACCAACGAGACCGACGAGCTCGTCCTCATCAAGATCCCGCAGGAGCTCAAGAAGGACAAG GGTGATCTGATAATCTCCGTGTCGCACATCATCGAGGCACTCACCATCGTCACCGACTACACCAAGAAACCCGAACTCATTGAAATCGTAGACACGAGGAC TATTGCGCATAATTTAGTGAACGGCAAGCAAGGTGGCACCATCGAAGTGACCAACGGCCCGCAACCCGCTATCCAGCGTGCCAAGAGCGGAAACTTGCTTGTG GTTGCCTCTCCATAA